CATGTCCTCCGCCCTGGAGCACGTCGAGCTGGCGCTGGAGTACTCGGACTTCGATCTCGAGACGCACCGGGCGCTCGCCGTGAAGCAATGGCTCAACCCCCGGGTGGCGGCCCTGGCCTACGGCTCCGTCGTGCAGTCCGTCGTCGGGCATGAGGAGCAGGCGCGCGGGTATGGGCAGGAGGCCGTGGCCCTGGCCGAGAAGATTGGCCATCCCAACAGCCTGGCCTTCGCGTTGACGTACGTGGCCCTGGGCTGCCAGCTGCGCGAGGAGCCCGAGTGCGCCCGGGCGTGGGTGGAGCGAGGCATCGCGATCTCGTCCGAGCACCGCTTCCGCATGTGGCTGGGGTGGTGCGTGTCCATCAAGAGCTGGGTGCTGACCACGGAGGGCCGCGTCCAGGAGGCCCTGGCGCTCATGCAGGCCAACTTCGCGCGGTGGCGCAGTGTGGGGATGCGCTCCGGCATGCCCTTTTTCCTGGGCATGTTCGCGAGCTTCCACCTGAAGTTGGGGGAGTACCACCGGGGACTGGCGGTGGTGACCCATGCCCTGGCGTGGGCGGACACCCTCCAGGAGCGCTCCTATGAAGTGGAGTTGCACCGCCTCGAGGGCGAGCTGCTGCGGGGACTCGGCCGCGAGTCGGAGGCCACGGCGTCCTTCCTGCGCGCGTTGGAGTTGGCCCGCGAGCAGGGCAGCGCGGGCCATGGCCGGCGGGCGGAAGAGAGCATGAGGCGCCAGTTCCACGAGCGGGGTTGGGAGTGGCGGCGCCCACTCGATCGGGAAGGCGATGGGGGGGCTCCGCGTCACAAAGGCGTGCTGCGGACTCCAGGCTAGAGGAACGGGTCGACAGAACGCGGGGACCGAAGATGGCGACGGATCGTGAGCAGTTGGAGCAGGACATCCGGGAGTTGTGTCAGCGTGGGGATACCGGACGGGCGGTGGAGCGCGCGCTGCAGGGCTATGGAATAGAGATCATGAGGCTCATCTCCTCCGTCATGCACAACCCGGAGCAGGCCAATGACGTCTTCAGCCTCTTCTGTGAGAACCTCCTCAAGGGGCTGCCGGGGTTTCGCTGGGAGAGCTCCTTCCGGACGTGGGCCTACCGGCTGGCGCGCAACGCCTGCTACCAGTTGCTGCACGCGCCCGCCGCGCGCGAGACGCCCGTCACCGCCTCGCTGATTCCCGAGCAGCCCGAGCCGGGCCGCTCCGACACGCAGCCCTGGCAGAGGACCTCGGTCAAGGAGCGCTTCCGCGCCCTGCGTGACAGCCTGCAACCCGAGGAGCGCATGATCTTGATGTTCCGGGTGGACCAGCGGCTGTCGTGGACGGAGGTGGCGCGGGTCATGTGGGATCAGGACGAGCCGCCCACGAGCGCGGCGCTCAACCGCAAGGCAACCTCCCTGCGCCAGCAGTTCCAGCGCATCAAGGCGCACCTGCGCTCCATGGCCATCGGGCAGGGGCTCATCGAGCAGGACAGGCTGGGAGGCTGACGCTCAGCGCCTGCCCCGGCGGGGTGCCTGGCAGCGCGGGCAGAAGAACAGTCCGCGTCCGGAGAGCGACAGGCGGGTGATGGAGGTGGAGCACCGGGGGCAGGGCTGTCCCCCGCGGGCATAGACACAGAACCGGTCCTCACGGCGCCTGCCAGGAATGGAGAGGGCGTCGGGCGGGGCGTGGGGCGTGACGATGCGGCCGTCGCGGGCCGCGTCCTCCAACAACTCGCGGAGCGCTGTCCACAGGCGCTCGAAGTCGTCGGGCCGCAGCTCGGCGGCGGGCAGTTGGGGCGGCAGCCTCGCGAGGAAGAGCGCCTCGGCGCGCAGGATGTTGCCCACGCCCGAGATGCGCTCTTGATCCAACAGCACGGTGGCCAGGGGGGCCCGGCCCCGGCGCAGGGCCTCGAAGGCGCGGGAGGCGGAGGACTCGGGCCGCAGGGGATCCTCCCCCAGCCGGGCGCGCAGGATGGCTTCCTCCTCCGGGCTCAGCAGCTCGCAGCGTTGGGGACCCGACAGGTGGAGCGTGGCATGGGGGGAGGCGAGCCGCAGCCGGCAGGCCGTGGAGGGGGCCGGCCCCGTGGAGCGGAAGTGCCGGATGTTGCCGACGAGGCCCAGGTGCAGGTGCAGGTGCACCCCCCCTTCGAAGTGGTGGAAGAGGTGCTTGCCGTGGGCTTCCACGCCCACGAGCGTCCGTCCGGACAGCCGCCGGGCGTCCTGGGTGAAGCGCCCCTGGGGCGAGTCGGCGGTGAACTGGCGTCCCACCAGCCAGCGGCGGTGGACACGCGCGAGGCGGTGGATGATGTTTCCTTCGGGCATTCCGGAGAGGTAACGCCCGGGGGATGACCTGTCACGTCAGCTCGCTCGTCTGGGGCCTGGCCGCGCGGGGAGTCATGGACGTGACGGACGCACAGTCCTTTCCCTGCTTCGAGGGGTGGCGGTGCTATCGTGGCCCGTCATGACGCAGCAGATCCGTGCGCTGGTGGTGGACGACTCGCAGGCGATGAGGCGCAGCCTCATGTACGCGCTGCAGCGGCTGGGCACCTGGCTACACACCGAAGAGGCCCAGGATGGGGCCGAGGGCCTGAAGAAGCTCACCCTGGGCCGCTACGATCTGATCCTCACCGACATCAACATGCCGCTGATGGACGGGCTCAAGCTCATCCACCACCTGCGCCAGACGGAGGCCTACCGCACGGTGCCCATCGTGGTCATCACCACCGAGTCGGCCATGGAGGACCGGGCGCGGGCCATGGCGCTCGGGGCGAGCGCCTACCTGGTCAAACCGGTGCAGTCCAAGGTGGTCCAGGACACGGTGCGGGGCCTGTTGCGGCTCGAGTAGGGGCGGTGTCGGCTCCTTCCTCGGGTGTCAGCGGACCAGGACGGGTGGCGTCTGTTGTTGCTTGGGGATGGACGCCCCACTAAGACCGTCACCGTCATGGCCATGAACGAGCGTTACGAGCCGCAGGCAATCGAGAAGAAGTGGCAGGATCGTTGGCATCAGGCGGGAGTGTTCCGCGCGGGCACGCGCCCCGGAGCCCCGAAGAAGTACATCCTCGAGATGCTTCCGTACCCCAGCGGGAAGATGCACATGGGGCACGTGCGCAACTACCTCATCGGTGACGTCTACGCGCGCTTCTTCCAGATGCGGGGCTACGACGTGCTGCACCCCATGGGCTGGGACGCCTTCGGTCTGCCCGCGGAGAACGCGGCCATCAAGGACGGCGTGCACCCGGCGGTGCGCACCCGCGAGAACATCGACTCCTTCAAGAAGGAGATCCGCTCGCTCGGCTACAGCTACGACTGGACACGCGAGGTGAACACCAGCGAGCCCGAGTACTACCGCTGGAACCAGTGGTTCTTCATCCAGATGCTGAACAAGGGGCTCGTCTACCGCCGCTTCAGCAAGGTGAACTGGTGCACGGGCTGCCTCACCGTCATCGCCAACGAGCAGGTGAAGGACGGCGTGTGCGAGCGCTGCGAGTCGAAGGTGCTGGACAAGGAGCTGCCCGAGTGGGCGTTCCGCATCACCCGCTACTCGCAGGAACTGCTCGACGGCCTGGACGAGCTCAAGGAGTGGCCCGAGCGCATCACCTCCATGCAGCGCAACTGGATTGGCCGCTCCGAGGGCGTGGAGGCGGACTTCGCCATCCAGGGCAGTGAGGAGCGCCTGCGCGTCTTCACCACGCGCGTGGACACCATCCACGGCTGCACCTACGTGGTGCTGGCGCCGGACCACAAGCTGGTGGCGCGCATCACCACGCCCGACAAGCGCGCCGAGGTGGAGGCCTTCGCCCGGAAGATGGCGGCCATCTCCAAGACGGAGCGCACGGAGGAGGGCGCCACGAAGGAGGGCGTCTTCACGGGCGCCCACGCCATCAATCCCTTCACCGGCCAGCCGGTGCCCATCTGGGTCGCCAACTTCGTGCTGGCCGACTACGGCACGGGCGCGGTGATGAGCGTGCCGGCGCACGACGCGCGCGACTTCGACTTCGCGCGCAAGTACTCGCTGCCCATCCGCGTGGTGATCCAGCCCGCGCAGGGCGACAAGCTGCCCGAGGGCAGCGTCCTGGAGGCGGCGTACACCGAGGACGGCGTGCTGGTGGACTCGGACGAGTACACGGGCCTGAGCTCGGACGAGGCGCGCCGGAAGATGGGCGCGAAGCTCCAGGCCGAGGGCCGGGGCGAGCCCAAGGTGACGTACCGCCAGAAGGACTGGGGCTTCAGCCGTCAGCGCTACTGGGGCACGCCCATCCCCATCGTCTACTGCGAGAAGTGCGATCCCGAGCGCAAGGGCCAGCCGGTGCCGCTCGAGCAGCTCCCGGTGCGCCTGCCGGAGATCGACACCGAGGCGGTGCTCACGGGCAAGGGCGAGCCGCCCCTGGCCAAGGTGCCCGCGTTCGTCAACACCACGTGCCCCACGTGCGGGGGCCCGGCCCGGCGCGAGACGGAGACGATGGACACCTTCGTCGACTCCTGCTGGTACTTCGCGCGCTACCTCTCGCCGCACTTCGACGGGGCGCCCTTCGATCCGAAGGAGGCCCAGCGCTGGCTGCCGGTGGACGTGTACGTGGGCGGCCCCGAGCACGCGGTGATGCACCTGCTCTACTTCCGCTTCTGGACGCGGGTGATGAAGCTGCTCGGCCTGTCCCCGGTGGACGAGCCCGTCAAGCGGCTGGTGACCCAGGGCATCGTCAACGGGCCGGATGGGCGCAAGATGTCCAAGCGCTGGGGCAACGTGGTGGCGCCCGCGTCCATCGTCGAGAAGTACGGCGCGGACACGGCGCGCGCCTACGTGATGTTCGCCGGGCCGCCCGAGCGCGACTTCGACTGGTCCGATGATCAGGTGGAGGGCGCCTACCGCTTCCTCAAGCGGGTGTGGGTGCTCGCCACGCAGCACCAGGGCGTGGCCGGGGCGACGGCCACGTATGAAGGAGCCTACGAGGGCAAGGCGCTGGAGATCCGCCGCGCGGCGCACAAGTGCCTCAAGCGGGTGGGGGAGGCCATCGAGCGGCTGTCCTTCAACACCGCCATCGCCGGCACCATGGAGTACGTGAACGCGCTGTACGCGCTGGGCACGGCGGAGACGCCCGCGGAGAAGGCCGCCATGGCCGAGGCCATTCGGGTGCTGACGGTGGTGCTCACGCCCTTCGCGCCGCACCTGGCCGATGAGATCGCCGAGGCCTATGGGGCCAAGGACTTCGTCGTCACCCAGGGCTGGCCCGACTTCGATCCGGCGCTGGTGGTGGACGACGTGATTCCCTACGCGGTGCAGGTCAACGGCAAGCTGCGCGCGGAGGTGCGGGTGGCGGCGGACGCGGCCGAGGCGGACGTGCGAGCGGCGGCCGAGGCGGACGAGCGGGTGAAGGCCGCCATGGCGGGCAAGACGCTGCGCAAGTTCGTCTTCGTGCCCAAGCGCCTCGTCAACTTCGTCGTCGGCTGAGCCGGTGGAGCGCGGGGAGGGGCGTCCTCCTCGCGCTTGACGGTGGGGATCACCCCGCTACTGTGGGCGCCATGTCCCGGCTCTACGCGGTGGGTGGGTTGCTCTGGTTGTCGGTGCTCGGGTGTGGCTACCGCTTCACCCCCCGGTCGGCGGGGCTGCCCGGGGGCGTGAGTTCCGTCTGCGCGCCCATCTTCCGCAACGACACCGCCGAGCCGGGCCTGGAGACGCTCTTCACGCGCCTGTTCCGTCAGGAGCTGGTGCGTGCGGGGACGCTGGGCGGCTCCGGCTCATGCCAGGCATCCGTCGAGGGCGTGGTGGCGTGGGTGAACAGCTCTCCGACGATCGTCACCGAGCCCGTCTATCAGGGCAACGTCGCGGTGACGGGCCCTCAGCTCGCCAGCTACCGGGCCTCGGTCGGGGTGACGTTGAGGCTGGTGCGGGACGGCCAGGTCCTGGCGGAGACGACCGTTTCGGGCAACGAGGACTTCCTGCCGGGCGCGGAGGGGGCGTCCGGCGACGTGCTGCAAGCCGAGGCCAACCGTCAAGCCGCGCTGTACCGTCTCGCCGAGACGTTGATGCGCGAGGGCTACGATCGGTTGGCCAACAACTGGTGATGCCGAGGACTACTTCGCCGCGGCCTTGGCGCGGTTGACGGCCTTGGCGAGGCGGGAGATGCGGCGCGAGGCGGCGCGCTTGTGGAGCACGCCCTTGGAGGCGGCCTTGTTGAGGCGGCTCGCGGCGGACTTGAAGGCGTCCGCGGTCTTCCCGGCGTCCGGGGAGGCAAGGGTGTCGCGCAGGTTCTTCACGGCGTCCTTCACCGTGGTGCGCACGTTGACATTGCGGGCGCGGCGCTTCTGCGCCTGGCGGTTACGCTTCTCTGCAGACTTGGTGTTGGCCAAGGTGATCTCCAGCGTACTTCTGTGGAAAGAGGCGCCGTACCTACTTCGGCGCCTCCCCCACCGTCAAGGTTTGCGTGCTTCCGACCGTGATCCAGGCGCTTGGATGCCTTCCCTTCAACGGTCTCCGACCGCGTACTCCCACCGCAGTCCGGAGGGATCCTGGAAGCTCAACCGGCTCGAGCCCCCCTCCACTTCCAGAGTCCCCCCCACGGACATGCCCTCCAGGAGGGCGCGCAACCGCTTCACCGCGGCGGTCGAGGGCGCCGCGAAGGTGAGAGTGGCCGGAGAGGGAGCCGCCGGGCCGGCCACGAAGGTGATCCGGTACAGGCCGTCCCCGTAGACGGCCTCCTCGGGGCCCGCCCGCTCGGCGCTCCAACCCAGCAGGGGGGCCACCCAATCCCAGAAGGCGCGCTGGGCGGGGAGATCGGCCACCGGCAGGCGCAGCGCGATCAGGGACGCGCGGGGCACCCGGGTGGGGGGCGGCAGGGCCTTCTCCTTGGTCTTGGCTGTCTGCCAGTGTCGTTCCATGTGCTCCAAGGTGGCCTCTCCCAGGGGCACCTGCTCTGCGCGCAACGTGGATTCGATGTGCTGGAAGCGCGCGGTGAAGCGGCGGATGGCCATGCGCAGCGCGTCCTCGGCCGGGGTGTGGAGGAAGCGGGCGAGGTTGGCGAGCGCCAGCAGGACGTCGCCCAGCTCGTGCTCCAGCTCGTCCCGGTTTCCCGAGGCGATCGCCTCGTCCAGCTCGCCCAGCTCCTCCTGGAGCTTGGCGCGCACGTGATGCAGGTCGGGCCAGTCGAAGCCGATGCGGCTGGCCTTCTCGGTGAGACGCTCGGCGCGCAGCAGGGCGGGGGCTCGCGTGGGCACTCCGTCGAGCACCGAGCCCTCGTGGCCCGTCTTCTTCTTGCGCTCCTGCGCCTTGAGCTTCGCCCAGTCGGCCATCGGCTGGGGCGTGCCATCCGCCTGCCGCTCGCCGAAGACGTGCGGGTGGCGCTGGGTGAGCTTGTCGCTGATGGAGGCGGACACGTCCGCCAGGGTGAACTCGCCCAGCTCCTCGGCGAGCCGGGCATGGAAGACGATCTGGAAGAGCAGATCCCCCAGCTCCTCGCACAGTGGCCGCCAGGGACCCCCTTCGGCGACACGATCCATCTCATCGAGGACCTCGAATGCCTCCTCACTGAGGTAGGGGCGCAGTGAGCGCAGGTCCTGCTCCCGGTCCCACGGACAGCCATCCGCCGAGCGCAGACGCGCCACGATTCCCGCCAACCTCTCCAATTGCTCCCCTGCTGCACTCATGGCTCTTCCTCCTCATCTCTCCGAGCGTGGGGCCCGCCGCCAACACCGGAATTCCCGGAGGGGGGCGCGACAACTTTCGTGGGACAGGGGGGTCGCCTATCATCGGCCCACCGAATGTCGCATCCCCCTTTCTCGTTGCGCTTTCTTCCGCTGCTGCTGTGCCTCGCTTCGTGGATGCCCGCGAGGCCGGCGCATGCGCAGCAATATCAGGATCCCTCCATGCTGGAGCCAGAGGAGATGGCGATGCCCTCCGATCCGGACTCCGAGGACGAAGAGGAGGAGGGGACCTCGGCCCGGGGTCGCGGGAAGAAGGGCAAGGGCCGCAAGGGCCAGGAAGACGAGGCGCAGGACGAAGCGGCGAGTGCCGCGGACCAGGACGCGGGAGTGGGCGTGGCCCCGACGCCCGCGGCCCCAGCCGCCCCTGTTCCCCCCGAGCCGGTGGTGCGGCCGCCCCCCGCGCCCATCCTCACGCCGCGCATCTCCGATGCGGACCTCCAGGCGGCGTGGGTCAAATGGCGCGACGCGGTGGCGGCGCTGGACAACGAGGCGGCGCGCGCGGCCCAGCAGGAACTGGTGACGCTCCGGGACGAGGTGGCGGCGCTGGACATGGAGTCCGTCAGTGTGGGCTTCATCCGGGCGGCGGAGGGACGGCGCAAGGCGCGCGACGAGGCGGGCGCGATGCTGCTCGTGGAACATGCGGCGGCGCTCTCTCCGCACCTGCCCTACGCGCGCCTGGCGCTCGCCCAGGCCCATGCCGAGCGCTCGCCCGAGGCCGTGGGGAAGTACTCGCGTGAGTTCAAGGCCGCGCTCGGGTTGATGCTGAAGGATCCCCGCTACCGGCGCCCGGTGCTGGCGGATTTCGCGACGGTGGGGCTGGTGGCGCTGCTGGCCACGGCGGTGGTGGTGGTGGGCGTGCTCTTCGTGCGGCGCGTGCGCTTCCTGTTCCACGACTTCCACCATTTCTTTCCCCGCGCGGCGGCCCACTGGCAGTCCGGGGCCCTCGCGGTGCTGCTGCTCTTCGGCACGCCCCTGGCCCTGCGCTGGGGCGTCGTGCCCATGCTGTTGTTGCTGCTGGGCTCCGTGTCGCTCTACCTGTCGCGCTCGGAGCGGGCGGTGGCGACGTTGCTGCTCGTGCTGGCGGCGCTCGTGCCCCTCGCGGCGGGCAAGCTCGCCCAGTCCGCGGTCTTCGCGGGAACGGTGGCCGAGGACGTCTACGTGCTGGAGCACGGCGGAATCGACGTGGAGCCGGTGGCCGAGCGCGTGCGCGCGCGCCACGAGAAGAAGCAGGCCGGCTTCGCCGAGCTCTTCGCGCTCGGCCGGTTCGAGGCACGCCGGGGCCAGATGCAGGAGGCCATCGCCCACTACAAGGCGGCCATGGCGCTGCGTGCCGGGCACGCGCCGTTGATGACCAACCTGGGCAACGCCTTGCTGGCCACGGGCGACATGGCCGGCGCGGAGCGGCTCTACACCCAGGCCTTGTCGGCGGACCCGGGGCTGGCCGCGCCCGCCTTCAACCTGGCCGAGGTCCACCGCCGCCGTGCCGCCGTGGCGCCGGACTCCCAGATCAGCACGCACAACCAGAAGGCACGCGACGCGCTCGAGACCGCGGGCCGTTTGGATCGCCGGCTGCTGATGTGGGAGCGGCCGCCGGATGAGCGGCTGACGATGAACCGCCTGCTGCTCGGGCCCGTGCTGCCCCTGTCGGACCTGCCGGTCGTCGAGGACGCGAACCTGGCCGCGCACGTGGAGGCCCAGCTCTCGAGCCGGTTGCTCGGAGGCGGCTCGGGCATCTCCGCCTGGGGTCCGCTCGTGCTCGGGGCGCTGCTCGTCTCCCTGCTCGGCTTCGCCCGGGGCACCTTCAAGCCGTCCCACGAGTGCGAGAAGTGCGGCCGTCCGGTGTGCCGGCGCTGTGACAAGGAACTGGGCGTGGCCAGCAAGCTGTGCGCCCAGTGCGTCAACGTCTTCTCGCGCAAGATCGTGGTGGAGGCGCGCGTCCGGGCCCGCAAGCACATCGAGATCGAGCGCAAGCGCCAGTGGGCCAGCGGCGTGTCCTATGTCTTCGGCGCCCTGGTGTCCGGCGCGGGCCACCTCTTCAATGGGTTGACGGTGCGCGGCACGCTCTACGCCTTCCTCTTCCTCTTCGGGGTGGCGGGGCTGGCGTTGCGCTCCGGGGTGCTGCGCTCCCCCTATGGAGAGGTGCCGCTGTACCTCAAGCTCGCCCCTCTGTTGATTCTCCTCATCCCCATTCACCTGTTGTCGCTGCGTGGGCTGTACCGCCACCAGAACGAGTAGGTCGGAACGACGATGGCGCTCACGGGAACCCTCAAGGACTTCGGCATCGCGGACATCCTGCAGCTCATCGGGCAGCAGCAGAAGACCGGGGTGCTCTACCTCAAGAGCAAGGATCAGGACGTCCAGGTCTTCATCCGGGACGGCAACATCGTGCGTGCCGAGAGCATCACGCGCAAGAAGAAGGACCTGCTGGGCAACATGCTGGTGGCCGCCGAGCTCATCACGCCCCAGCAGCTCGCGAGCGCGCTGGAGATCCAGAAGCGCACCCTCAAGCGGCTCGGGGACGTGCTCACCTCCACGGGGGCCATCTCCGCGGAGAAGCTCAAGCAGATGATGCGGCTGCAGGTGACGGAGTCGCTCTACGGGCTCTTCTCCTGGAAGGCGGGCGACTACGAGTTCAAGCAGGAGGAGAGCGTCCAGGTGGATGCGGACGATCTCGCGCCGCTGCGCGCCGAGAGCGTGCTCATGGAAGGCTTCCGGATGGTGGATGAGTGGCCCCACCTGCGCAAGAAGCTCTCCAACGAGGCCACCACCTTCGAGAAGCTCAAGGAACTGCCGCCGCAGAAGGCCCAGGACAAGGAGGACGACTTCGACGCGTCCTTCGA
This sequence is a window from Cystobacter ferrugineus. Protein-coding genes within it:
- a CDS encoding RNA polymerase sigma factor, which translates into the protein MATDREQLEQDIRELCQRGDTGRAVERALQGYGIEIMRLISSVMHNPEQANDVFSLFCENLLKGLPGFRWESSFRTWAYRLARNACYQLLHAPAARETPVTASLIPEQPEPGRSDTQPWQRTSVKERFRALRDSLQPEERMILMFRVDQRLSWTEVARVMWDQDEPPTSAALNRKATSLRQQFQRIKAHLRSMAIGQGLIEQDRLGG
- a CDS encoding Fpg/Nei family DNA glycosylase, coding for MPEGNIIHRLARVHRRWLVGRQFTADSPQGRFTQDARRLSGRTLVGVEAHGKHLFHHFEGGVHLHLHLGLVGNIRHFRSTGPAPSTACRLRLASPHATLHLSGPQRCELLSPEEEAILRARLGEDPLRPESSASRAFEALRRGRAPLATVLLDQERISGVGNILRAEALFLARLPPQLPAAELRPDDFERLWTALRELLEDAARDGRIVTPHAPPDALSIPGRRREDRFCVYARGGQPCPRCSTSITRLSLSGRGLFFCPRCQAPRRGRR
- a CDS encoding response regulator, which produces MTQQIRALVVDDSQAMRRSLMYALQRLGTWLHTEEAQDGAEGLKKLTLGRYDLILTDINMPLMDGLKLIHHLRQTEAYRTVPIVVITTESAMEDRARAMALGASAYLVKPVQSKVVQDTVRGLLRLE
- the leuS gene encoding leucine--tRNA ligase, whose translation is MAMNERYEPQAIEKKWQDRWHQAGVFRAGTRPGAPKKYILEMLPYPSGKMHMGHVRNYLIGDVYARFFQMRGYDVLHPMGWDAFGLPAENAAIKDGVHPAVRTRENIDSFKKEIRSLGYSYDWTREVNTSEPEYYRWNQWFFIQMLNKGLVYRRFSKVNWCTGCLTVIANEQVKDGVCERCESKVLDKELPEWAFRITRYSQELLDGLDELKEWPERITSMQRNWIGRSEGVEADFAIQGSEERLRVFTTRVDTIHGCTYVVLAPDHKLVARITTPDKRAEVEAFARKMAAISKTERTEEGATKEGVFTGAHAINPFTGQPVPIWVANFVLADYGTGAVMSVPAHDARDFDFARKYSLPIRVVIQPAQGDKLPEGSVLEAAYTEDGVLVDSDEYTGLSSDEARRKMGAKLQAEGRGEPKVTYRQKDWGFSRQRYWGTPIPIVYCEKCDPERKGQPVPLEQLPVRLPEIDTEAVLTGKGEPPLAKVPAFVNTTCPTCGGPARRETETMDTFVDSCWYFARYLSPHFDGAPFDPKEAQRWLPVDVYVGGPEHAVMHLLYFRFWTRVMKLLGLSPVDEPVKRLVTQGIVNGPDGRKMSKRWGNVVAPASIVEKYGADTARAYVMFAGPPERDFDWSDDQVEGAYRFLKRVWVLATQHQGVAGATATYEGAYEGKALEIRRAAHKCLKRVGEAIERLSFNTAIAGTMEYVNALYALGTAETPAEKAAMAEAIRVLTVVLTPFAPHLADEIAEAYGAKDFVVTQGWPDFDPALVVDDVIPYAVQVNGKLRAEVRVAADAAEADVRAAAEADERVKAAMAGKTLRKFVFVPKRLVNFVVG
- the lptE gene encoding LPS assembly lipoprotein LptE encodes the protein MSRLYAVGGLLWLSVLGCGYRFTPRSAGLPGGVSSVCAPIFRNDTAEPGLETLFTRLFRQELVRAGTLGGSGSCQASVEGVVAWVNSSPTIVTEPVYQGNVAVTGPQLASYRASVGVTLRLVRDGQVLAETTVSGNEDFLPGAEGASGDVLQAEANRQAALYRLAETLMREGYDRLANNW
- the rpsT gene encoding 30S ribosomal protein S20; this encodes MANTKSAEKRNRQAQKRRARNVNVRTTVKDAVKNLRDTLASPDAGKTADAFKSAASRLNKAASKGVLHKRAASRRISRLAKAVNRAKAAAK
- the mazG gene encoding nucleoside triphosphate pyrophosphohydrolase; translated protein: MSAAGEQLERLAGIVARLRSADGCPWDREQDLRSLRPYLSEEAFEVLDEMDRVAEGGPWRPLCEELGDLLFQIVFHARLAEELGEFTLADVSASISDKLTQRHPHVFGERQADGTPQPMADWAKLKAQERKKKTGHEGSVLDGVPTRAPALLRAERLTEKASRIGFDWPDLHHVRAKLQEELGELDEAIASGNRDELEHELGDVLLALANLARFLHTPAEDALRMAIRRFTARFQHIESTLRAEQVPLGEATLEHMERHWQTAKTKEKALPPPTRVPRASLIALRLPVADLPAQRAFWDWVAPLLGWSAERAGPEEAVYGDGLYRITFVAGPAAPSPATLTFAAPSTAAVKRLRALLEGMSVGGTLEVEGGSSRLSFQDPSGLRWEYAVGDR
- a CDS encoding tetratricopeptide repeat protein, whose translation is MLEPEEMAMPSDPDSEDEEEEGTSARGRGKKGKGRKGQEDEAQDEAASAADQDAGVGVAPTPAAPAAPVPPEPVVRPPPAPILTPRISDADLQAAWVKWRDAVAALDNEAARAAQQELVTLRDEVAALDMESVSVGFIRAAEGRRKARDEAGAMLLVEHAAALSPHLPYARLALAQAHAERSPEAVGKYSREFKAALGLMLKDPRYRRPVLADFATVGLVALLATAVVVVGVLFVRRVRFLFHDFHHFFPRAAAHWQSGALAVLLLFGTPLALRWGVVPMLLLLLGSVSLYLSRSERAVATLLLVLAALVPLAAGKLAQSAVFAGTVAEDVYVLEHGGIDVEPVAERVRARHEKKQAGFAELFALGRFEARRGQMQEAIAHYKAAMALRAGHAPLMTNLGNALLATGDMAGAERLYTQALSADPGLAAPAFNLAEVHRRRAAVAPDSQISTHNQKARDALETAGRLDRRLLMWERPPDERLTMNRLLLGPVLPLSDLPVVEDANLAAHVEAQLSSRLLGGGSGISAWGPLVLGALLVSLLGFARGTFKPSHECEKCGRPVCRRCDKELGVASKLCAQCVNVFSRKIVVEARVRARKHIEIERKRQWASGVSYVFGALVSGAGHLFNGLTVRGTLYAFLFLFGVAGLALRSGVLRSPYGEVPLYLKLAPLLILLIPIHLLSLRGLYRHQNE